Proteins encoded in a region of the Vicia villosa cultivar HV-30 ecotype Madison, WI linkage group LG5, Vvil1.0, whole genome shotgun sequence genome:
- the LOC131604561 gene encoding uncharacterized protein LOC131604561, producing MDNNVTVNQGATRRTHTYTFHREGMVQLGQLGELVTGHNETVFSDNYGNILSLLYSRVDEWALSTLLQFYDPDIRCFTFSDYQLAPTLEEYSYLLNIKIQHRVPFVCVPEKPRLDYIANALYLSLGDVHDNWKKNGDTHGFYMSFLVEKAQEFADKGIWEAFNAILAALIYGIVMFPNIHNFVDLAAIYLFMDKNPIPTLLADTYYSIHSRHGKRGAIRGCLPLLYKWFKSHLPASGPFVTSTQKWSQRIMGLTANDIVWYQFRTGISEVIIRCGNFGNVPLIGTRGCINYNPVLALRQLGYTMKSGPSDREIYQSVYFEKGADPVALEEIRKAWNNIHIGERSTLGAKNAIAMEPYTDWVKERVKTLLLPFPEVPLLYAQPPKISETMVSRECFDQVRVANLRLKEKDRDMDLKRYFLKQTKNELARELKTLKGESSQARKRVRTEKDGKAVAAPTEDPQKVIEKTIKEEKEKLRRESPPDLLDGVSIALYIETLLFVFEPTRLRGLL from the exons ATGGATAACAACGTGACCGTCAATCAAGGAGCTACAAGGCGCACACACACTTATACTTTCCATCGCGAGGGTATGGTTCAATTGGGACAATTGGGTGAATTGGTCACTGGTCATAATGAAACAGTGTTCAGTGACAATTATGGCAACATATTATCTCTTCTGTACTCGCGTGTCGACGAATGGGCCTTatctactcttcttcagttctacGACCCAGATATCCGTTGTTTCACATTTTCAGATTATCAGCTAGCTCCCACTCTCGAAGAGTACTCTTACCTCCTcaacatcaagattcaacacagagTGCCTTTTGTTTGTGTCCCGGAGAAACCTAGGTTGGATTacattgccaacgctctttatttgagcttggGAGATGTTCATGATAACTGGAAGAAGAATGGTGATACTCATGGCTTCTACATGAGTTTCCTGGTTGAAAAAGCTCAAGAATTTGCTGACAAAGGAATATGGGAGGCTTTCAATGCTATTTTGGCCGCTCTGATCTATGGAATTGTGATGTTTCCCAACATTCACAATTTCGTTGATTTGGCTGCTATATATCTTTTTATGGACAAGAATCCAATACCCACCCTATTGGCTGACACATATTATTCCATTCACTCTCGGCATGGTAAAAGGGGGGCTATTCGAGGTTGCTTGCCGCTGTTATATAAATGGTTCAAATCTCACTTGCCTGCTAGTGGTCCGTTTGTTACCTCTACTCAGAAATGGTCTCAGAGAATCATGGGACTTACTGCAAACGATATCGTATGGTATCAATTCCGAACAGGCATATCTGAAGTCATTATTAGGTGCGGAAACTTTGGTAACGTCCCGCTCATTGGGACAAGAGGATGTATTAACTACAACCCAGTTCTAGCTCTTCGTCAGTTGGGCTATACCATGAAGAGTGGGCCTTCGGATAGGGAGATTTACCAATCCGTGTACTTTGAAAAGGGAGCTGACCCTGTAGCGCTTGAGGAAATCAGGAAGGCTTGGAATAACATTCATATAGGTGAGAGATCCACTCTGGGAGCCAAGAATGCCATTGCTATGGAGCCCTATACCGATTGGGTTAAGGAGAGAGTCAAGACACTTTTGTTACCATTCCCGGAAGTTCCTCTCTTGTATGCACAACCTCCGAAGATATCAGAAACTATGGTATCAAGGGAATGTTTTGACCAGGTCCGCGTCGCCAATTTGAGACtgaaagagaaagatagagataTGGATTTGAAGCGCTATTTCCTTAAACAGACAAAGAATGAACTGGCCCGTGAACTTAAAACTCTCAAAGGAGAGTCTTCTCAAGCCAGGAAGAGGGTTAGAACTGAAAAGGACGGAAAAGCTGTTGCTGCTCCTACTGAAGACCCTCAAAAGGTTATAGAAAAGACTataaaggaagaaaaagagaagCTCAGACGAGA ATCACCACCAgatttgttggatggggtctctattgctctttatattgaaACATTGTTATTTGTGTTTGAACCTACTCGCCTTAGGGGGCtattatga